ctgtgtctctgtctgtcagcctgcctgtctgtctgtctgcctccctgcctgtctgtcagcttgcctacctgtctgtctgtcagcctacctgcctgtgtctgtctgcctgtctgcctgcctgtgtgtctgtcagcctgcctgcctgtctgtcagcCTGCTtgcctgtgtgtgtgcatgcgtgtgcgcgtgtctgtctgcctgcctgtatatgtgtgtctgtctgtgtatgtgaaTCAGTCTGTGTTTATGTACATCTGTGTCTATCtctgtataattatgttatacaAAATCAGTAACTGCAAAATGTACTGAAGGGTCAAAGTGTGATGAAAActagtttttaattttcaaaggAAAAGGTTTATAGTAACCTTGCAAATGAGTAAAAGTGTTCAGGTTTCAGGAAAGTTAGGAATCAAAGATGGCGTTTCAGAATTGTTCAGTTTTGTACTTTCATTtttcaccaccatcaccactgtGCAGATGTTCATAATACTTACCAAATGAAACAGAGACATTGCACACCAGAATAAGAATACCGCAACAAATGCAGAAGTTTTCAAATGCTGGATAGAGACCTGTCAAGATGTAACAATACAGGATAATTTTGAAATGCtaataaatattgtttgtaaTCAGTTTACCAAGGTTTAGTAAAAAAGAATTGTACAATGAAATTGGTATTAATGTGAAAACATACCTAAAGGTGCTAAAGTTATAgtaaatgtaatttacataacttACTTTCTTTCTCTTTATTTATTCACAAACTATCCAAAGATGTCATAAAATCAAATGTTTTACTTACCAACCATCCAGTATGTGATGGCTGTGAACACTATGGGCAGTATTATAAACTGATAGGGAAGCTGTAAAGGAACCACAAAATAGGGTTGAATTtatgacttttttgaaaatgattaacTTCATTCATATCTACAACTACCCATCAAGTTATTGTCAAGAAACCCCTTGTGATTTTGACTTGTCAACCATGTCTGTCTGAAATCCTAATACGATATAAATTCCAATCCAAAGCCAATACATAGAGGGTGTTTATGAGCTACATACAGGtgataatattcattttaatgtttCCTATACTTCTGTATAAaaactttgtttttttaatcataattatttatttcttcaagACAATAGCAAATGATTAGATGAGCAACGTCAGGCAACATTAACTTGTGTTATATTTCCAATTTTCAGTCTGGTTCAATATACCATATTCTGGTTATTGGAAAAACAAAAGGttgtacagtttggccactaggagtgctgtttgtaAGCAATTTTTTGGAGGGCTATATAGGACAGTTGAGTACTAtagaattagaattagaattagtTTAATTAGTACTATAGCCTCCTTTTCAGAAAAACTCACCATTTCCAAAGTATTTCACAGCAAAATGGGTTGCATGGTAAACTAGTCAGACCTACTGACTTTATTTCATGGCATGGAATTATTTGAAACTCACAGAATTCTTTTGCATTGAATTAAAATTTTGTCCAAACAGACTGACCCACTACTCAGAATATGTGACCTTATGAACACCTGAGCCTAATATGGGTTCAATATGTTGACAAAGAGTGTATAAAAAAGTGTACAGTACAGACAAATCAGGTAACAATTTCCaaatttgtgtttggaacaacaGTTTAATTTGATACTATGCTTTACTATTAAAATCATTTACTGTTAAAACACAGATTTTCATCTTGATAATTATGTTCTTTGGTTTTGATACAGAAAAACAATGTCATGGTGAACTCTATACAATGTTATTGACTTGAAATATTGAGGTCACCGAGTTGCATGATTGGATTGTATTACCTttatttttgcttgaattgatcTTTGTATGATCACATGTTTATGGGGGCAGAGAAATCAAGTGAATGTGTAGTACAAAGGATGACTCACACAAAATACAGGTACCATACTATAAAACTGAGATCAACTCCAAGAACTAGTTAATGTAAAATGAGATCAACTCCAAGAACTAGTTAATttaaacatgaaatttaaattgCAGTGGATGCTATTTTGTCAAAACTGTACCATATCACTTTCACTGGATTCATTCAGTTGTGAATAGCATTTTGGAAAATTACGATCTTGATAAATTTTATGACACTGTTGTTACTTTCATTTAAATCACTCAGATGTGATGATCAGCATTGTTATTTAACAACCTTCTTTTACCTACTAAAATTGTTTTTAGTTGACACCCACAGAAGGTGATCCCCTGACTTGTAGCccataaaatcacaattttatgACTCATTCATCTGAGTCACTTGGGCAATGCTACTGACACTATGAGTTGCTATTTCAAACATGGTATGAAATAGTCTTTGTTTGTCAGAGTGGTTATTGTATCTCATCATTGCATTCAGGGTTTTAACTGTCACTGGCAGCTTCATTTGATAAAATCCACACTAATTAATGTCTACTTCCTGCAGTACTAGTTGTGTAGAACCATGGGCAAAGTGCTCAATTTTAAACGTACTTGCAGAACTGAATTTAAATGCATGCTGAATTTCAGAcatcattactgggacaagccattagccaagcaagtggacttgttatcaaagagtaccaatatttacacatgtgatgatgggctcttacataacacaaataaacagctgtaaaagtgtagttcacagcgtaagatcatttctaaggagtgagtcaattgaggcaaaccttatctccatcttatatcagttgttatcaatttattaggctattataagtaacgctacaaacagctttagagatgcaaacaacttttatgacacccgttttcgccaggcaagcccgcgggtttgttgcacttggaccgctaatggtttgtgactgtcatgtgtACATAgcattaaatattatatatatatatatatatatacggtactaaatatcaaatgtatacagtactaaatatcaaatgtatacagtactaaatatcaaatgtatacggtactaaatataaaatatatacagtactaaatatcaaatacatgtTGCTGAAACAGCACTACCTCATCACAATTGGTTAAGGACACAAATATGTATGTTATTACTTACCTCCACTAAATTTTTGCATATAAAGTAGACATCAGTTCGGTACATGCCATTGAAATGTTCTCGTAGAAATACTGGCAATTCAAGTGGGAAAACCTGAAATCATAGATACATCCATTAATCAGTTTTCATGTGTGTATGTTCATATAGTTTTATTCACTGTGTTgaattctcaacaaaactttAATTCCATTAATAATTAACAGTGCAATAAAATATCAGAGTCTTCCATTATTTTGATGACTGACTGCCATCTTCATCTGGAAAGGCTTCTCATATATGTGCTTTTAAGGTGTCCTTATTACTGCAATTTACATAACTTTACAAATAACTAAGAACTAGACGATCTCAGAACAGAGTAATCAGTCCAAGTTTGAAAATATGAGCCAACTGCTGTGATAAATTGGAAGCAGAAATCAAATTTGGTGTGTTGAGAATATTTATCACTTTAGTataatactatgacagaaccccatgacatgtgagtgcaagtgtggtgtactcagggtatttgcatgagtgcttgcagtgttctctgcacctgTAGTTTCATGAGCAAAGTGAGAGTGTATTCTGTCAAGTATATTGACATCACAGTGGTTTATATTACAGTGTGGTACACTGAAGCCTACCTGGATAACTGCAAATAAATTAGCAAACGTCATGTTGGTCACAAACAGAAATAGGCATCCATTAATGTTCTGAATACTGTCTTGATCTAATGGCTGTTGTAAGAAAACTAACCCAATAATCAATGCAATGatctgaaaaaataacattaaaaacatgtGTATTATTATTCCTCATTCTTTACCCAGGGAATGCATTTTAATATGTTGTCAAATTCTAAAGTTGTTGTTTGTAGAAGGTGCTGCCTGATACAGTCATTAATGACAAATCTGTGCAAAAATTCTGAAAAACATGAATTTACTCGTTTGCTAGCTGATTAAGTCATCCACACCAACTCTTTGTAAAAATTCTTAACAACATCAATTATTACTACCTGACTTAAACTTAGGTGCAATTGTTATCAAGAAATGGTGAATTGGTCAACATGAGCATTGTTTGCACTTGCAGATGATTGATATAATTCTAGTGACAACATTGATAACACAATCatacttttcaaaaaatagtGACAATGCAAATACTCTCAAAATGCTATTCACAACTGAATGAATCCAGTTGAGATACGGTTATGTTTAGGGTTATGTGCACAGTCCAACATCATTAAAATCTTCATCTAAACTTTGACTATTAACTTCTATATAATCTTCATCTGAACTTTGACTATcaatttgactttatttatgTCACATATGTTCAGCAAAAATGTTCAATCTTGCAAAAATGAAAGTATTCACATTATTGACATCATTATGTTTTACATTTACTTTTTACTTACAATATTTCTTAGTCTATGAACTTTTGTGTAAAACTTTGCAAcacaaatatagatatatactaAACTTAAAATTAATTTAACATATTTGAGAAGGGCAAGGTTTAATTATAATCATTTCAATTCAAGACTCTAGAAAGAAATTTGAAAGTACAGATAAATCCACTTACAATTGTCTGTAAAGTTCGAACTCTAATAATCATCGGTTCCCGTGCATTATCCAAATAAGTACGCCACATGACGGCTCTGAACTGGGCAAACCACGAAGCTTTGTAACTGAACCAAACAAAATGAACCATACTCAGTTATTAATTGTTCAAAAAATGGCataacaaaatatgaaagaGACAAAATTGTTTCTTGATCCTGCACAAAAGTAAAATCATATTTGCAATTCTTGATATGTTTTATAACATTTTACTTtacagggttgtcggtggccaagtggttaaaccacttgcctcttaccactgcggtcggggttcgaacccaaatttaccacgctgtaagtaagaagagtgccgttcagtttgactctaccgaacaacgcaggttttccccgggtactccggtttcctcctgcattaacactgaacccatgagggatggccctcactggacttcttgggagacaagtgtttaaatgcttaaagaactatccagtataaataaagattattattattataaactttggtcaaagtaaacaaaagaacatcatgtctatagtaatgtatgtgtagcaTATAGAAcggtagtcatcatattaaccAATCAATGGTTGGTATTTTTATGATGAGCCTAGGTGGTCAAATTCTTTTCCAGGTAATAAGAATTATCATCttgaaatatatacaagaaaagatttctcttttgttttattctttACTTTTTAATGATGttaaaaaatgatttgaaaCCCTGTAACTAATTATAACAGAAATCAACCATAAAAACTATTGTACTTTGTCAAGCAAATAAATATCAACTCACGGTGATCTGCTTTGGAAGCGTTCAAGGTcctaaaatgaacaaaacaatAGGATATACATCTAATTGTTATCCAACGCAGGATTTTAAGTGACATTCaataatattcatttcaaattttacataaataaaaacaatggtATTGATATTTACCTCACTATCACCAAAACTGTCATCAGGCTTCACCCTGTTATGTACATCTCTACCATAACTTGAAGTATCGTAACAATTACAAATTTTCTAAGaaaaaaacaagagaataaacaaaaaaaaatgaacatttgagAACATATGTATTTCGGCACAGTATTGTTACAGTTTGAGATAAAGTTATCAATTGTGTCAAAGTTGATACAGAAATCAGGGTATAGAGCTGCCAAGTgtagacagaaaaaaaaaacatctttgccatagagggcgctatatatcTGATAAGCTCACACCTTCaaacaaacattgaaatgtCAAAACCAGACAAATCATGCCTGTTACGTTTTTTATTTTGAGATTTGAAAGATACATCAAGAGATAGCATAGCATCAGTAAGTCAGTCTTGCAACACAACGTTTGcaaaaaacatttttgtgaaaatatctGTATTTTCACCAACCTCCACTTTCTCTCTGCATTGTCTTTCTTTACCCGGTACAATAGCCAATGTTTGAATGTAGAAATCAGCTGGGTTGTAGTTTGTTGGACAAGTAAAACCAATACTGGAAATGAATATGATAAAAAGAGACaaattatatctatatatatatgtacattacaattaCAAGGTACTATATTATTCCAATTTCCATCTTGTACCTAATACACTTATTATATTCTTtgagaaatatttgtaatttggaAGATCAGCTGTGAATATACTGTTTTGCTGAATGTGATATCAAGGTGAGATTTCACAAATGTGTATCACTTGAGTTTGAATGTTCATCTGTGTGTTAGACTTGTAGTTGTGCATTCAAGACTTTAATTAATACAGAGTACAATAAACTTCATATTCTGCAAGTATGATCAGAACATTGGTGTAAAATTGTCGGAAGATACATCAAAGGGATTACTTTTTTGTTTCTGTCTGATTATATTCCATGACATTCTATATGATAAATCTTCATATCGGTAGTATTTAAGTGGCTAACAAGTAAAATCAGCAAAAGTCATTCAGAAATTCTCTAACTGGTAATATTGAGctttgtaaaataaatgttagAGTGGCCTGAGAGGCTTAGAATCAACAGGAAAAATTGTGATGAGACCATATTGAGCATTCACCAAAAACCcctatattattttgtatttttacctTTAGTTTGACACAGTGATACTAAATATCTACTTCATTATAAAACATGCTGCTATCActttcaacatttcaaaaaccataTGCTGACTAAAATCTAAATTGGTTTGTGAAGCtcataaatacattgtattatcatATCACTTTCAACACCTTTACTGAAACAGATACATAcagaaattattcaaattcacAATCTTGTGACTGAGAATTCAGTCAATTgtaccaaaattttgatataaatttattaaCAATCATAGTTTTTATACCTGCAGTTCAAAATCAAGTTCAAATGTgtcaaaaatttacaaaaaacaatgaaaaatgaaaaataagcaTGTTTGATGGTTGCAGTTCAAAATCAATATCAAACATGTCaataagttgaaattttttttgataaacatGTTCGGCTGGAAATTCCTTggtattacaaatttgtattaATGGTTTTTAGCAGCAAAATgcttgtaatttgtatatttttggcAGCAAAATTGAACTTTTGCATCAATATTTTGGATGGGAAAATACTCAGCATGGAAATTTTGTATTAACATTTTTGGGCTAGAACATACCTGACATTGGaattttaatcaatattttgagcAAGGAAACTACATTGCTTGATAATAGTATTTTGATTGTATTTCTACATACTTCATGGTCAATGTCATATTTTtggtgaatgaatcaatgaGAATGTTGCAGGGACTGGATATCTGGAGATAGACATTCTGACACTGACCTTGAAAAATGTTTAAGTGCATCACTTGTTGACCCAAGAAAGGCTACCCTCCCTTCTGCCATTAATAGTAAtctgtaaaaataaaacaaaacatacataaaccATATgataaacaagtcttcattgaagacataTCTCCCACTGAAGTATTGTATTTCATGGCTGTACTTCGGTCAAAAGTTACATGAGCTTGAAGATAATTCATGTGCCCAATGTTATCACGTATATATATGATTTGGAAGACATCAgtcacatcaaaatactacaaagtgaGTGATACACAACAAAACGAATTGAATTTGATGTGAGACAACAAAGGTtaaagtcaaggtcaaatctAAGAaatagacagaaagacagatgaaCAGACAAatggacagaacccaatgtCGTACCCCACTTTAAACTTAACTTAATAATAATGTAAAACATGATAAGCAATGTGTCTCAGGCATGTCACATGAagatgatacattgtatatgacacTGCTAACATGTGACCATATAACACCCTTGATCAGAATGATGTATTTTGACCCCCAACAAAACATGTTGTCTCTTattagaaggcacactgctTCTAGCtttgttttggttttacaaGTGAGCATGAGAAGGAGAAAAGAATGACTTCACTTACCTATCAAACATTGCATAAACTTCAGATGAAGGCTGGTGAATTGTACATAGTATGGTTCGACCCTGAGCTGCAAGTTGTTGTAAAGTTGACACCACACTCTGGGCCATGAATGAATCTAAACCTGAAGTCGGTTCATCACAAAACATCAATGGTGGATTTGTCAATACCTGGAACAATCACAAACATCaacacataatatatatcttGCAAAATTGTTTGCCAAACTCTACAAACAAAACTCTAAACACAAAAGTCCATGGTAAGTATGGAGGTGATAACTAACAAGTGCATATCTTTGTCAGGTGCTACATGAGTACTCCTGGCTGGAGCCACACTCATTCTCGTTTAGGACTTATGTCCCATACCCATACTAGTGAGAAGGGAAAAACACATGATATACACATGGTGTGATGACAATAATGACGTTGTTGTAACAACTATATTTCATGAGTGCAAATTACTTACCTAGTATATTTTAACTAACTTCTTCATATGTTATGTACATGGTTCTGTGATATAAACTCATCACATGACTACACAATGGCGTtgtatattattgatatttcaatattttttgtttctcaCTTACCTCTGATGCAAATGACAATCTCTTCATTTCACCGCCAGATATTCCCTTAATTCCCCTAGCTGGGTTTCCAATAATTGTATTGGCACATTTTGTTAAACCAAGCTGAAATGATAAAGATAAAAGTTACAGAAAATCCTGGCTCATATCAATCTCATTCTCTCTTCTATAGGTACTCggtattactattagtatttAACTTATAAGATATGTTGAGCCGCCCTATCAGCCACCACTCAGAGAGGGATATGAGTGTGTCGAGCCGCCCCCTATCAGCCA
This region of Glandiceps talaboti chromosome 4, keGlaTala1.1, whole genome shotgun sequence genomic DNA includes:
- the LOC144434035 gene encoding protein white-like codes for the protein MEGNMNSKTPLLGDSNTDRTTEHGYGGGSSSRGYAAITMDGTNQGSVSRRFKGGVSNGGRKSSALTLHEQLTLTWCDIEVTAPPPKKKWFKKQDPKTLLPKKILRGVSGYVEPGTLLAVMGASGAGKSTLMNVLTYRNRGNLTVEGHVMVNAQPMSKSMASLSAYVQQEDLFFGNLRVREHLIFQALLRMDEHIPKKERMNRVSEVIKELGLTKCANTIIGNPARGIKGISGGEMKRLSFASEVLTNPPLMFCDEPTSGLDSFMAQSVVSTLQQLAAQGRTILCTIHQPSSEVYAMFDRLLLMAEGRVAFLGSTSDALKHFSSIGFTCPTNYNPADFYIQTLAIVPGKERQCREKVEKICNCYDTSSYGRDVHNRVKPDDSFGDSEDLERFQSRSPYKASWFAQFRAVMWRTYLDNAREPMIIRVRTLQTIIIALIIGLVFLQQPLDQDSIQNINGCLFLFVTNMTFANLFAVIQVFPLELPVFLREHFNGMYRTDVYFICKNLVELPYQFIILPIVFTAITYWMVGLYPAFENFCICCGILILVCNVSVSFGYMISTFSPSVSVALAIAPPLIIPLLLFGGLFLNTNDIPVYFIWLQYISWFKYTYECLEINQWEDITYIACPNNTAVPCINDGETVLASLSFSVDNFMVNIYLTLALLVVYRLIAFVGLVLRSRRK